The genomic interval CGTTATTTGACAACGTTACATAGTCTGCAATGTCCTTCAGAGATTGAATGGCGTTGCCCATTGCTACACCAAGTCCGGCAGCGATAATCATTTCATTATCATTCCATGCATCGCCAAGGGCGATTGTTTGGTCCATTGTACAGCCAAGATGCTCGGCCATAAATTTCAGTGCATGCCCTTTAGTGCCTTCCTTATGCATGAACTCTAAATAGTGCGCTTTGGATTTAGTAATATGCACGCGATCACCGATTAGAGGCTTAAGCTGCTCAGCGATTTCATCGAGGCGAGCCGGATCATCGATAATAAGCATTTTGTTCATCGGAAAGTCGAGCAATTTGTTGAAGTCAGGCTCTATTTTGTAAGGGATATTGGCAAGCTTAGAATAAGCTTTGATTTTGTCATTGTCATGAGTGCTGTAAAGCTCATCGTCAACGTAAAGCTGCAGGTGCAAGCCGTTCTCTTCAGCGAAAGCGTGAAGCTCTTTAGCCGCATCAATCGGTACGTTTCTTTCATACAGGACTTGTCCATCAAGCAGTGTTTTGACGAGTGCCCCTTGATAGGTAATAATAGGAACATTGAGTTCAATTTGCTTAGCAATTTTTTGAGCGGAAGCAAACATGCGGCCTGTTGCCAGTGTAACCGTTACACCTTGGGCAATAGCAGCTTCCATGGCACGCTTCGTGCCTTCCGTTACGGTTAGGTCATCCGTTAATAACGTGTCGTCAACATCAATCGCGATAAGTTTATACATACTAGCGGTAAAGCTCCTCTCCAGCTCTCTATATTTAAATATAAGAAGTTATAAGTTCTACATGTATAACTAGGCTTATATTTCGCTGCGAAACGATTGCAGACGCCGCCAAAGACGGCGTTGGCCGTTTGCGCTTTGATTAGGTTGATTGTAGCTAAAATGATCCAGACATTCAAGACTAGGCTTATGCTTTCGAAGTAAGTTTTACTTCGTAAAACTAGGTTTATGCTTACGAAGTAAGTTTTACTTCGTAAAACTTTTGAGGAGATGAACAGATGAACTATTTTACATCAGCGGCAGCAAAACAAAGATTTCTGACTCTCTGCGTCATGGGAGCTGTATTATTTACTGCTCTTGGCTTTGCAATAGGGTTTTTCTGGATGGGGAATCAGTATCCGATGATCAAGGAGCCGACCTTTAAGCAATTTACGGTTTCATACAACAAAATTATGAATGACTATTTAAACGGAGCTGAGCCGAAGAAGCTGATTAATGGCGCAATTGCAGGCATGGTTAGCTCGCTTGAGGACCCGTATTCCCGATATTTGGCTGAGGAAAAGGGCAGTGCCTATACCCAGTCCTATGAGGGCGAAATATATGGAATTGGTGCTGAATTGCGCGAAGAGGAAGGCATGTTCATCATTACCGGGCTCACGAAGGGAGCTCCAGCCGAGCGAGGAGGCTTACTGACGGGCGATATCATTCTCTCGGTAGATAATCAGAAGCTGGCTGGAAAGACGTTTGAGGAGCTGCTTGGCCTTGTTAGAGGCAAGGAAGGAACATCAGTTTCGCTGCAGATTCAGCGCCCGAATCAAGTTGAGCCGATAACATTAAAGCTGAAGCGGGAAGCTATTCCAGTGCATACGGTAACGTCTGAGCTTCTTGAAGGCGGTATCGGGCATGTTACGATTAGCCGTTTCGCTGAGAAAACTGCGGATGAATTTGAAGCTGCAATTACGGAGCTGCAGGCGAAGCAGCCGCTTAAAGGATTGCTGCTGGATATGCGATCCAATCCCGGGGGATTGCTGCAGCCAACTATTAAGATTGCGAGCAAGCTTATACCAAAAAACAAGGTTATTTTGAATGTCGTGTACAAAAATGAGCGGCAAACGATTTCGTATAAGTCTGATCAGAAGAAGGAATGGAAAGTGCCGATTGTAGTACTCGTGAATGGACAATCTGCAAGCGCGAGCGAGGTGCTGACGGCTGCGTTAAAGGAATCAGCGGGAGCAACAGTTGTCGGTGAAAAAACGTATGGCAAAGGTGTTGTACAAGCTTTTAATCAGTTTAAGGACGGTTCTGTCTTAAGCTTAACGGAAGCGCAGTGGAAGACGCCGGGCGGCACTTGGATTAACAAAACAGGCGTTTCACCGGATTTTGCAGTAGCCCTTCCCGAATATACGAAACTAAGACCGCTTGCGATTGGTACACATATGAAGATAGGCAGCTATGGCGAGGATGTAAAGACGCTGCAGATGATGCTGAAGGAGCTCGGTTATTCTCTTACAGGACAAGAAGGCATGTTCGATAAACAAACAGCAGCAGCATTAACTAAGTTCCAAAAAGCCGAGAAGCTGGAGGCTACGGGCAGTTTCAATGACAAAACGGGGTATAAGCTGCTGGAGCGTCTACGCGAGAAGCTTGGACGCGAGGACAGTCAGCTGATTAAAGGGTTAGAGGTTCTCAAAAACGGCAGTTGACAACGGGGATGATAATCATTATCATTAAATAGGAAGCAAATCCTTCGTTGCGCTGCGGGGTGTATCTTATGAAGAAGATTAAGTATTGCAAACGGAATCTCAAGAACGGTTTGGAGCCGGTTTATAAGGCGATGAAAAATCGATATCCGGATATTAAGCAGAAAAAAAGTGATTGCCTTGGCGATTGCAAAACCTGCAAGCTAGAGTGCTTCGTCGTGGTCAAGTCGAAGACGGTTAGCGCGCCGTCCGCAGAGAAGCTCTATAAGCGATTGAAAAAAATGATCGGGTAGCTTAAATTTCAATAAATTAACAAGAACGGCATTTGCCGTTCTTTATTTTTATGTTAGAATAAGTACAATCTAGGAAAGCTGAGGTGCATAAGCATGAATGATGGATTAGCAGAAGCATTAAATGAACAGATGAATTTTGAATTTTATTCAGCGCATGTGTATCTGGCAATGGCGGCTTACTGTTCAGGTGAAAGTCTTGATGGTTTCGCTAACTTCTTCATTGTACAGGCTGAGGAAGAACGGTTTCATGCAATGAAAATATACAAGTTTCTGAATGACCGTGGTCGTCGTGCTACGCTGTCTGCTCTTGGAGAGCCGAATAACGAATACTCTTCCATTTTGGACACTTTCGAGCAAGGTTACGGACATGAGCAGCAAAATACAAAACGTTTCTATAATTTATCTGACCTTGCGATCAACGATCGCGAGCATGCAACGATCAACTTCCTCAAATGGTTTATCGATGAGCAGGTTGAAGAAGAGGCGTTGTTTGATAACATTATCCATAAGCTGAAACGCATCGACAAGGATAGCAATGCATTCTATATGCTTGATGCTGAGTTCGCTGGACGTTCCTTCACTCCTCCAGCAGTTTAAGCTGGACACCGCAATAATGAATAATAAGGGGATGTGCCGGAAGTAGAGAAATCTACTTTCGATACATCCCCTTTTTTCGATTGAGTGGTTATTCAGCCTTTAAGCAATTGCTCCACTATTCGATTGGCTGCTGCTGCGGTAGAAATCCCATGTTCGTCAGCTGCTTGAAATACGTTCATCAGTGTACCATTTATTTTCTCAACCTTCTGCTGTGCTGTCGCAGCATCCCCGCCAATAAGCTCAACAGAGGTTACGATGATGCCGCCTGCGTTAATCACATAATCTGGTGCATACAAAATGCCAAGCTCATGAAGCTTCTCGCCATGGCGGCTTTCGGCTAATTGATTGTTCGCTGCCCCAGCAACAATGCTGCAGTCTAGCTGGCCTAATGTAAAATCATTTAGGATGCCACCTAAGGCACATGGCGAGAAGACATCGCAAGGTATGCGCATAATGACGTTTGGCTTGCAAGGAATTGCCCCAAACTCCTCGACAACCTTCTTCACTCGTTTTGAATCAACGTCCGTTACAACGAGCTCTGCGCCCGCATGCTTTAAATAGCGGCATAGCTGATAGCCTACTTTTCCTAATCCTTGAACGGCAATGATTTTTTGCTGCATATTTTCGGAACCGTAAACCGTTTTGAGAGAGGCCTGAATGCCAAGGAAAACGCCGTATGCGGTCATTTTAGCTGTGAAATCATTTACTGCACCGAGCGATCCTGATACATCAGTTACATAGGGTGTCTCGAGGCGAACCCAGTCCATATCCGAAACATCTGTACCCAGATCCATACCGGTAATATAGCTTCCTTGCAGGTTTTGAATATGCTGGCCTAGCGCCCGAAACAATATTTCCCGCGAGCTTTGACCGGGTTGGCTTAGAATGACAGCTTTGCCGCCGCCAAATGGCAAACCTGAGATCGCTGATTTATAGGTCATTCCCTGCGCTAACCGCAGCGCATCGAGGACAGCAGCTTCATCGCTGGCATATTGCCAAAACCGGCAACCGCCGAGGGAAGGACCAAGCTTTGTGCTGTCTATTGCAATAATTGCCTTTAAACCGATAGAACGATCCTGGAGGAAGATGAGCTGCTCATAGCTTTGATTCCATACATCCAAGTGGATTCCTCCTTTGAGGTCTGCTTGTCGCGCTTCTTGTATGTAGTGTATTCATTGCTGCTATCATGAGCTACGTCATGTGTCTCAAGCCGCACCAATAAAGCGGGCAAAATTAATCATAGTAATTCTCTACCAGATCGGGCACAAATAATTTGTTATAGTGGAATGGAATAGATTCATCATTTGCAAACAGCTAGGATGGTTTCAAGATATAAAATAGATAATGAAAAAGGATGAGATACCCTTGCAATTATTTCCTGTAGCATACTCGCTATTATCAACCGAAGCTTTATTGTCGCATATTAAAGCCCACTATGGCATTCATGAACCCGCTCGTCTGCACTATTTTCTGAGAGGGATGAACGATACTTATATTTTAGAGACGGAGCAAGGCAAATACATATTTAGAGTGTACCGAGCCGACCGGAGAAACCAATCAGAGATTGCTTTTGAATTAGATTTATTAAACGATCTTCATGCAAAAGGGATAAGCGTGTCCGTACCGATTGAGAAAAATGACGGCACATTTATTAATGAGTTTTTGGTCCCTGAGGGTATGAAGTACGGAGTAATGTTTAGTTTTGCTGATGGTCAAGAAAAGCGTATGCAGCATCCAGAAGACAGTCGTCTATTTGGCGCATCCGTTGCTCAAATTCATCAAGCTGCTGACGATTTCACCTCTGAGCACACAAGGGGAGAGCTCGATTTGGAGCATTTGATAGACAAACCGCTTCGCATAATTAAGAAACATATGGAAAATCGGAAAGAGGATTATCAATTTCTATATGAGCTGGTTATGCGCTTAAAAGATCAGCTTAACATTCATCTGAAAGCAGGGCTGGACTTTGGAATTTGTCATGGGGATTTGCATGGCAATACGAATGTCGCTTTTACGGAGAATGGGACATTGACGCATTATGATTTTGATATTTGCGGTTATGGCTGGCGAGCTTATGACATTGCAGAATTTAGACTGGCAAGAGAAATTCATAGCAGGCACGATAAAGATGAGGTTGAACGTCTTTGGGATGCATTTATTTGCGGATACAGAGAAATCAGATCTATAGGCGAAAATGATATTCAAGCTGTTCCGATATTCGTAGCGCTTAGGCAGCTTTGGCTCTTTAGCTTATGCTTCAGTGAATCTGAGTTGATCGGAGCAGCTGATTTTGATGACGGATTTATCGACAGCAAGATGGAGTATTTTAGAAATTTAGTGTAGATGTCACAAAAAAACTCATCTTATCGTTATATGTGCAAACATGCACAGGAGCTGATGGAGATGAAAGAGAAAAAGGAAATAACATGTGTCATTATTGGCGGCGGTTATGCAGGCATTAACGCCCTCAAGACAATACGAAAAACATTGCAGCCGGAATTAGGAGCTGGGAAGCTCCGTTTAATTCTGATTGATAAGCAGCCATACCATCTTCGGAAGGTATTGCTGTTCAAGCCGGCTGTTAATGATGATAATATTGTTGTTCCTTTTGGCAGCTTGTTTCCGGATGGCGTGGAATTTATTCAAGGAATGGTAATGACCATAGAAAAAAGGGATAAGCGGTTATTGTATCAAGATGAGAGCGGGCAGGAGCAGCATTTAAAATACGATATTCTCATTTTGGCAGCTGGAAGCGTTATTCGTCAGCCCGATGCCGATCAGGGCGGTATTGCCTTGACTGGACTCGCAAGCGCAGCTCATATTCGAGAGCTTTGGCATGAAAACTTGAGAAAAGCGGTAAAGGAAACAAGCCGTGCGGAGCGTCAAAGATGGATGACTGTTGCCGTTGCAGGGGCGGGGATAAGCGGAATCGAATCATCTGCTGAGCTTGTCTATGCTTTGCGTAAGGAAGCAAGTGCACTCGGACTTGATCCGTCAGAGGTGATTCTCTACTTGCTAAATGCGCAGGATAGATTATTTCAGGAGGGACCGGCAAAGGTTGGCATGAAGCTGGAGCGCTTGCTTAAGGGCAGCGGAGTGACCGTTCTGCATGGACGCAAAGCTATTCGTGAGAGGGAAGGGGATCTTCTCTTATCGGATGGTGAGATTTTAAAGGTCGGCTTATGTATTTGGACGCTTGGCTTGCTGCCTAATCCGATGCTCAGAAGCATGGGGCTGCCGCTTACCGCACATGGTCGAGTCATTGTGGACGCTAATTACCGTGTGAAAGAAGCACCTGGGATATACAGCATTGGCGACTGTGCTCAAATTGTTGACCCTGTGAGCGGGCTAACGGATGGGATGACGTGCAAGGAAGCGACTGCACAAGCAGATAGGCTGGGGAAGGTCATAACGGCAGATGTAATGGGTCATTCTGCACCTGTTCACAAGAGCTATATTGATTTTTTCTGTTTTGGTCTCGGGCCAGAGCGGGGAATGGTATGGACAAGGCAATGGGGCCTCGACATTGTCATAACGGGGAAGCTTGGATGGAAGGTACGGAAAATGACTTGGGATTATGCGAGTCTCATAAAATGATAAAAGCAGCATTTGTTATGAAACGAGGGATGGTGAAATGAAAGAGCTTTACCTGCAATATAAAGCGCTTTTGTTCAAAATCGCATACCAGCTTACGGGTTCGGCTGCTGACGCTGAGGATATCGTGCAGGATGTTTTCGTGAAGGCATATGATATAGATCCAGAGAGCATAGCCGAGCCGAAAGCTTATTTGTGCAAAATGGCGACAAACCGCAGCTTGGATTTGCTAAAGTCTGCCCGAAAGCAGCGAGAGCGGTACGTTGGGCCGTGGCTCCCAGAACCCATTATTACAGAAGAGACGGATGCACTGGATGCCGTTATTCACCACGATTTGTTGTCTTATGCAATGCTGGTTTTGCTTGAACGGTTAACCCCCTCGGAGCGTGCCGTATTTGTGCTTCGTGAAGCGCTGGGCTTCGATTATTCGGATATTGCAAAGCTAATAGAAAAAAGCGAAGTCAATTGTCGAAAGCTGCTGAGCCGTGCGCGAGACAAAATGGGGATTTCCGAGGCTGAACCTGTTCATGCGCAGCCTGCAGGTGAAGAATGGGTTCGTCGTTTTGTATTGGAGCTTGCGGAGGGCAATGTGAAGGAGGTCCTTTCTCTGCTTGCAGAGGAGGTTGTACTCCTTTCAGATGGCGGAGGTAAAGTGTCTGCTGCTATTCATCCTATTAAAACACGCGAAAACGTTTCTCGGTTTCTATTCGGTTTGGTTCAAAAAGGACCACTTGCTGATGGCAGTGTGAAAGCCGAGCTTAGAATTCTGAACGGTCAGACGGGACTTGTTTTACGATCAGATAAAGGAATCGAGGGGGTTACTCTTTTCCATGTGGTGCAGGGGGGCGCACTCCATCTATACATTGTAAGAAATCCGGATAAGCTGAAACTGTTGAAATTGTATACTGGCGGATCATCATGAGGGAGGTGTCTTCATTTGAAGTTAATTGACGAGACCGTTGTAAAATTAGCAGAAGCCTTTCAACTGCCTGAACGCATATTTAAAATAGATGATTTGCCATGGGTTCCTTTTGATAAAAATCATACCTGTTATTTCAAACCTTTACGTTTTGATCTGAGCACGGGAACATGGATTTATTTATTCAAAATAAAAAGCAATCAAGTGTTAGGCAAGCATAGGCATACCGGCGGATCTGTGATCGGGTATAACATTCAAGGGAAATGGCGATATGAGGGGCGCGATTGGGCAGCCACCCCGGGAACCTTTATTTATGAGCCGCCCGGAGATATTCATACGCTCACAACGGAAGACGAGGAAGTGCTGACGCTCTTTATATTAGGGGGAGCGCTCCAATACTTCGATGACAACGATGAGATTACCGGACAAGATGATATTTTCACTGTACTACAGAAGTATAAGGATTTTTGCGCACAAAATAATATACAGGAAAATCATGAGTTGATTTATTAATGCTGAGAGTAAAAATAGGAGAGATTATTGTGATGACACAACATGCAAAACACATCATTGAGGGAAATTCGGTATTATTGCGTCCAGCAAAGGAGTCCGATATAGAGGCTTATTTAACTTTTTTACAAGATACGGAGATGAACCTGCTGACAGGGTCACAAAAAGCTTTTACACGTGAGGAAATCGAAGCTTGGATTCGCAAAATTAGCGTCATAAACGAAGACCGATTTGATTCCATGATTATATTGAAGGAAACAGGAGAGCTGCTCGGCGAGGTTGTACTAAATGATATGGATACGATCAATCGCAGCGCGAATATACGTATCGGTATTCAAGGGACGCAGCATCGCGGCAAAGGTTATGGTACAGAAGCGCTGCTTCTCATGCTTAGATACGGCTTTCAAAAGTTGAATTTGCACCGAATCCATCTCGGCGTTTACGCTTTTAATCCGCGCGCCATCCATGTATATGAGAAGATCGGATTTCACCGCGAGGGAGTAGAGAGGGACGCTTTGTTTATGGATGGGAAGTTTCATGATCTCATTACAATGTCTATATTAGAGGATGAGTTCGACGCGCTATATGGAGCATAAAACAAACAAATAAAGCGCCAATCGAGGACACGGTTCATTCCATGTACGGGATTGGCGCTTTTTTTTGTAGCTACATCTCGTTAGAATGGAGCGCAAGGAAGGAGTCAACGAGCTCAGGGTCAAAATGCAGCCCGCGCTGTTCACTAATATATTCCAGCGCCCGTTCTTCGGACCATTTTTCTTTGTAGGGACGAGTGCTGGTCAATGCATCATAAACATCAACGACGCTGACGATACGTGCTTCAATAGGAATGTTTTCTCCGACAAGCTGATGCGGGTAGCCGGTGCCGTCCCATTTTTCATGATGGTATAAAATAATATTTTTACCCATTTCGAGCTCAAGCTTAAATAAATCATCTGTAAGCTCAGCATAAATTTTATCAATGATATCAACGCCAATTTGGGTGTGCATCTCAACAATGTTTCGTTCGTAATAAGCGAGAGGACCCGGCTTATATAGAATGCCCTCCGGAATTCCTGATTTGCCGATATCGTGCAAAATGCTCGCATGCGAAATGCGGTTCACTGCTTCCTCCGTCCAGCATAATTGCATGCGTTCATTATGGAAGTGAGTGAGCCGTTCCGTTAAATCCCGCACACGGACGAGATGCTGCTCGATGCCCGGATCACGAATTTCACAAGAAATGGCGAGCACCTTAAGCATCGAGCTTTGAATGGAGCCGATGCGCTCCTCTGGTAAATAGAAGCCGCTCTTTAACTTCTCCAGCTCACGAAAAATACCGATATAATAGGTTACCCCTTCGATTTGCAGAGGTGTTATGGTAATGGAGGAATGCCAAATGCTGCTGTCTCTTCGCCGATTTGTTAGTACGCCTGACCATGGCAAGCCTTGTTTAAGAGCTTGCTTCATCTGATCATGCGTTTCCTTTGGTGTATAGGATGTTCGCAGGATGCCAGCCTTTTTCCCTGCTATATCTTGTGATGAGTAGCCCGTAACCTTCTCGTAGGACGGATTGACTGCAAGAATATGATGTTCTATATCTGTGATGATCACAGCATCAGCTAGTTTAAGGTAATGGACTAGGTGTTCATTCATGTTGCAAATCGTTTCTCCTCACTTCTTTTTCTTCGGCAATATCTTTGTGCCTTGCTCCATTGGAGACTGGCATAATGGGCAAGCACGAGTCTCTGATTGTGAATCCTCGTACGTAATAATACGCTGCCATACCTCGCAGGAATCGCTAGTACATAACCATGCAAGAGCAGATTCTGTATCACCGTCCTCTTCTTCACCAGACATAAAGGCAGAGCGGATGAACCTTGATAGTTCAGCTGGTTTTCCCCGGTACAGAGCAGGGGAGCTGATATACAACTCCTCTTGGGCTCTAGTAACAGCAACATAGGCGAGTCTTCTTTCTTCCTCCAGCGCTTCTGCCAGTGCGTTGTCGCCTGTTTGAATGGAGCTCCGGTCACTATGCTTATCCGCAGCTAATGCAGAGCTATGCGGTAAAATGCCTTCTGAGGCACCGATGACGAATACAACAGGAAATTCAAGTCCTTTGGATCTATGAATGGACATCAAAGATATCGCACTGCGGTTATGATTATGCTTCTGAAGCTGCTGCACGGCAGCATGCTTGTCCGTAATATCATCAATGTAGGCCAGAAAAGCTTCGATGGTATCATATGTGCTCGCCGCAGACTCGAACTCATCAAGCACTTCCTTTAGACCTTCCTTATGCTCCGTCATTTCATGACGCTTGCTCGTTTCAAGAAATTGGTCATAAAAGGATTGGCGAAGCTGCATAATAGCTTCAGCAGGCTTTAATTCGGCCAGCGCTTTAATAAGCTTGATGCGTTCTTTGATTTTGTCTTTCTGAAATTCTTTGATCTGCGGAAATTCAAGCAGATGTATGAGCGGCCATTTCTTAGCACGCTGCTTATCTTGGTTCCATATGAATGCCATAGCCTGTTCCCGATTGACATAAAGCGAGGGCAGCAAAATTTCCATCGCATCGAAATTGCGGCGATCCATTGCAAGCCTCAGATGGGCAACTAGCGGCTTTATTGCCCACTGGTCATAAAAGAGCTGGCCGTCGCCGAAGTCGATAAATGGAAGCTCTTTTGTAAGAAGCAGCTCGACGAGTGCCCTGCTGCTGCTCGCAGTACGGAATAAAACAGCAAAATCGCCAAAGGAGCGATTGCCTTGAGCAATTTGCATGCTAATCGTGTCCGTAATGAGCTTTGCCTCGTCTTGCGTCGTCTTGAGCCGTGCATAGGAGGGGCTAACTCCTTTGGGCTTGACAGCAAAGAGCGATTTCTCTTTGCGGAGCTTATTATATTGAATGATAGCATTGCCAAGTCCGACGATCGTGCTCGTTGAGCGGTAGTTAATATCCAGTACATAAGTTGCGGCACCTGGATATTGATGCTCGAAGTTCAATATATAATCGTTTTTTGCACCGTTGAAGGAATAGATCGTCTGATCGTCATCGCCGACGACCATAAGATTGCGATGCTTGTCGGCAAGCATTTGGACGAGCACGTATTGCACCTGATTCGTATCTTGGAATTCATCGATCATGATGTACTGAAAGCGCTGCTGAAGGGTAGCAAGCAGCGCCTTGTCGTCCCTCAGAAGCTTGTACGCTTCAAGCAGCAGATCATCGTAATCGAATTTATCCATCTCTTTCTTCCACTGCTCATAACGGGTGAAAAGCAGCTTTAGCTCTCTTTCCTCCGTTGTAGAAGCGGGAAGGTCTTCGATGTTGATCATCTGCAGCTTAATGGCGGAGAGCTGTGCAAGAATGGTTTCGGGCTCATATTCGTTTTGCAGCAAAAGCTCCCGCATCAGACGTTTGAAAAAAATATGCTTTTGTCCGGTTTCACCCAAAATGCCTTGGCGATAGCCGCGCCCTCGCAGCAGTTGAAGGCAGAAGGAATGAAAGGTACGAGCCTCTACGCCGCTTGCTGCTTGCGGATTAAGCACAGGAAGAGCGCGAATTCGGCTTCGCATTTCATCGGCTGCTTTTTTGGAAAAAGTCATTAATAAAATATGCTGCGGCAAGGCGCCTTGCACAGCAAGCAGATAAGCTGTTCGGCATACGAGTACCGACGTCTTGCCCGATCCTGCTCCTGCCAGCGTTAGCGCTGCTCCTTTGTTATGGCGAACTGCGGCAATTTGAGGCCTATTGAGCGATATGCCGAATTGCTCTAAAGATCGGAAGAAGCCGGCATCCTTCTGGCTTGGATCAACAAGCTGAAGGCTCGTTTCGGCTTCTGCTTGCTCGGCAAAAGGAACCTGACTGTTCCGAATGCCTATGGGAAATGTATAATAGACATGACTCACTACTTCATCACCTTTAAGAATAATATTCACTTATTATAACAGAACATTAAAAGAATGAGGGATGACATCATGATTGAACAAGCTGTGAAAGAAGACTTAAAAGAAGTAATGCCGCTGCTGCTATCTGCGATCGGCCATATTGCCTACACATTGGCAGGAACTGAGGATGATTCTGAAGTAGAGCGCATCCTTGGCGATTTTTATGTTCGCGAGGACAATCGGATTAGCTATAAGCATGTACTTGTCGATAGGAGAGAAGATGGCATTGCAGGAATGCTTCTTAGCTATTCAGGCGATGGAGCTGCAGAGCTGGATGTGCCATTTGTTACACGTCCTGGGCGAGATGAAGGTGTGCGTGCGGATGAAACGATTGCCGTTGAGGCACAAGAAGGTGACTTTTACTTGGATTCCATCGCAGTCGCCGCACGTTATCAGGGGCAGGGCATAGCTAAGGCGCTAATTAGCGCTTTTGAACAGAAGGGTGAAGAGGCTGGATGCAGCAGGCTGTCGCTGATTGTAGAGCCAGAAAATACGAGAGCTTATGCGATTTACAAAAAGCTTGGTTTTACTGAGGATGGTACGATTTTAGTGAGCGGAAGTCCTTATATCCGAATGGTGAAAATGAAGTAATTGTTCAATAAGTTAATTATGGAATAAAAAGGGTTTGTGCGGTAAGATGAGAGAGTTATATGTAATTTATAATAGACTTTCATCGTAACCGGGGGCGTTTTATTTATGGCTATGGCAAGCTTCAAATCGAAATTAGCTTACAGCTCGGGAAATTTATCAGTCAACTTAATTGCACAGGCCTTCGCATCCTACATCGTTTTTTATTATGTGGATGTGCTTGGAGTAAAACCGACTTTAATCAGTCTGGCCATGGTGATTCACGGCATCGTCAATGCGGTGCTAAACCCGTTGTTCGGACACATTTCCGACCGTACGAGCTCCCGTTTTGGCAGGCGCATTCCGTACATGCTGTTTGGCATGGTACCGCTGGTGGCCTTGTTTACTGCGATTTGGTTTCCAGTTGGCACCGGATCAGCGCTGTTCTGGTACTTCTTAACGATCGTGCTCCTCTATGACATTATGTTCGTTATGGTTGTATTGAACTATTCTGCACTT from Paenibacillus sp. FSL K6-3182 carries:
- a CDS encoding Cof-type HAD-IIB family hydrolase, which translates into the protein MYKLIAIDVDDTLLTDDLTVTEGTKRAMEAAIAQGVTVTLATGRMFASAQKIAKQIELNVPIITYQGALVKTLLDGQVLYERNVPIDAAKELHAFAEENGLHLQLYVDDELYSTHDNDKIKAYSKLANIPYKIEPDFNKLLDFPMNKMLIIDDPARLDEIAEQLKPLIGDRVHITKSKAHYLEFMHKEGTKGHALKFMAEHLGCTMDQTIALGDAWNDNEMIIAAGLGVAMGNAIQSLKDIADYVTLSNNEEGVRHVIEKFVLNVTE
- a CDS encoding ferritin encodes the protein MNDGLAEALNEQMNFEFYSAHVYLAMAAYCSGESLDGFANFFIVQAEEERFHAMKIYKFLNDRGRRATLSALGEPNNEYSSILDTFEQGYGHEQQNTKRFYNLSDLAINDREHATINFLKWFIDEQVEEEALFDNIIHKLKRIDKDSNAFYMLDAEFAGRSFTPPAV
- a CDS encoding DUF1450 domain-containing protein; its protein translation is MKKIKYCKRNLKNGLEPVYKAMKNRYPDIKQKKSDCLGDCKTCKLECFVVVKSKTVSAPSAEKLYKRLKKMIG
- a CDS encoding Glu/Leu/Phe/Val dehydrogenase dimerization domain-containing protein, which codes for MDVWNQSYEQLIFLQDRSIGLKAIIAIDSTKLGPSLGGCRFWQYASDEAAVLDALRLAQGMTYKSAISGLPFGGGKAVILSQPGQSSREILFRALGQHIQNLQGSYITGMDLGTDVSDMDWVRLETPYVTDVSGSLGAVNDFTAKMTAYGVFLGIQASLKTVYGSENMQQKIIAVQGLGKVGYQLCRYLKHAGAELVVTDVDSKRVKKVVEEFGAIPCKPNVIMRIPCDVFSPCALGGILNDFTLGQLDCSIVAGAANNQLAESRHGEKLHELGILYAPDYVINAGGIIVTSVELIGGDAATAQQKVEKINGTLMNVFQAADEHGISTAAAANRIVEQLLKG
- a CDS encoding S41 family peptidase, translating into MNYFTSAAAKQRFLTLCVMGAVLFTALGFAIGFFWMGNQYPMIKEPTFKQFTVSYNKIMNDYLNGAEPKKLINGAIAGMVSSLEDPYSRYLAEEKGSAYTQSYEGEIYGIGAELREEEGMFIITGLTKGAPAERGGLLTGDIILSVDNQKLAGKTFEELLGLVRGKEGTSVSLQIQRPNQVEPITLKLKREAIPVHTVTSELLEGGIGHVTISRFAEKTADEFEAAITELQAKQPLKGLLLDMRSNPGGLLQPTIKIASKLIPKNKVILNVVYKNERQTISYKSDQKKEWKVPIVVLVNGQSASASEVLTAALKESAGATVVGEKTYGKGVVQAFNQFKDGSVLSLTEAQWKTPGGTWINKTGVSPDFAVALPEYTKLRPLAIGTHMKIGSYGEDVKTLQMMLKELGYSLTGQEGMFDKQTAAALTKFQKAEKLEATGSFNDKTGYKLLERLREKLGREDSQLIKGLEVLKNGS
- a CDS encoding phosphotransferase, producing the protein MKKDEIPLQLFPVAYSLLSTEALLSHIKAHYGIHEPARLHYFLRGMNDTYILETEQGKYIFRVYRADRRNQSEIAFELDLLNDLHAKGISVSVPIEKNDGTFINEFLVPEGMKYGVMFSFADGQEKRMQHPEDSRLFGASVAQIHQAADDFTSEHTRGELDLEHLIDKPLRIIKKHMENRKEDYQFLYELVMRLKDQLNIHLKAGLDFGICHGDLHGNTNVAFTENGTLTHYDFDICGYGWRAYDIAEFRLAREIHSRHDKDEVERLWDAFICGYREIRSIGENDIQAVPIFVALRQLWLFSLCFSESELIGAADFDDGFIDSKMEYFRNLV
- a CDS encoding FAD-dependent oxidoreductase, which translates into the protein MKEKKEITCVIIGGGYAGINALKTIRKTLQPELGAGKLRLILIDKQPYHLRKVLLFKPAVNDDNIVVPFGSLFPDGVEFIQGMVMTIEKRDKRLLYQDESGQEQHLKYDILILAAGSVIRQPDADQGGIALTGLASAAHIRELWHENLRKAVKETSRAERQRWMTVAVAGAGISGIESSAELVYALRKEASALGLDPSEVILYLLNAQDRLFQEGPAKVGMKLERLLKGSGVTVLHGRKAIREREGDLLLSDGEILKVGLCIWTLGLLPNPMLRSMGLPLTAHGRVIVDANYRVKEAPGIYSIGDCAQIVDPVSGLTDGMTCKEATAQADRLGKVITADVMGHSAPVHKSYIDFFCFGLGPERGMVWTRQWGLDIVITGKLGWKVRKMTWDYASLIK